The DNA region aaacaaacagaaaagtacCCCAATCAACcagacaaaataaatctcaaaacaTAGACCCTAAAAAAATGGAGGTAAGTAAATATCTGACAAAAAATTTAGAATAACTGTCATAAATGCAATCAATGAGCTCAATAAAGTGGAAGTATTTTAGTTTTACttgattttttgaatttttaaatatcagcattttttaaaatgatacagaaaaaagaaattctataattaatacataatatcttgataaatatttatcttgAAAATATGCACTTAATTTCACAAAGTATAAAGAACTGCATTTAAAGTGCAATGCACTACTACATATGATATTTTTGGAATGAATTTACTGTATTATAATATAcaacaggtagattctttaatgtTAAGAAATTATCAGTGTTCattgtgaaaataaataagatattacACACTAATTTTGAAACTTTGCATTTAAAGTACaatgtgatatcatatgatcATTTTAGGGACTGATATTTACAGGATTAAAACTGTTTTTAACTTCATGCTCTAAAGTATGTCTTAAAGAAATACAATTCTATTCTAGAATATGCTATAGGATATTTAACTTTTACTATACTTTAAATGTCAATAAACAATGGCTggagaaatggaagaaatagactgaaaaagtatatattagcAGGCATGTGGCCTGGTAAAAGGATATAAACTGCAAGCAGAGTTATACAAATATTtaggaatttaaaaatttaacctaGTTGTTCTTTAAAGTGTTTTTGACcccaaaaaaatcatttattagcACAAAACACTGCTTTATAGACCATGTCTTTGAAGGCTTGTTTTACTTGCTGGTTTCTCAAGGtgtagatgaaggggttcagcatgggggcCACAGAAGTATTGAGAATAGCTACCCCTTTTGTCAATGATGCCTTTTCTTTGGCCGAGGGATTAGCATACATGAATATACAGCTTCCATAGGAGATGAAGATGACAATCATGTGAGAGGAACAAGTGGAGAAGGCCTTTTTTCTCTGACTGGCAGATGGGATTCTCAGAATAGTCCTGATAATGTACATATATGACAAAATCACTAAGGCCAAAGTGAATAGCAAGGTAACCAAAGCAAAGTAAAAACCAATTATTTCTAGGAACCATGTATCTGAACAAGACAATTGTAAAAGGGGGAAATAGTCACATGCAAAGTGATCAATGACATTGGAAGCACAGTAATCCAGCTGGAGGAGAAGCATAAGGGGTGGGAAAATGGTCAGAAACCCACCGAGCCAAGCACAGAGCACAAGCAGGCTGCAGAGTTTCCTGCTCATGATGGTTGTGTAATGCAGGGGCTTGCAGATGGCAACATAGCGGTCATAGGACATGGCAGTTAGAATGTAAAATTCAGTCACCCccatgaaaatagagaaaaatagttGGGCTGCACAATTGTTGTAAGAAATAGTCTTGTCCTTGGTGATAATTGCCCCCAGAAATCTAGGGATGCACACAGTAGTAAAGGAGATTTCTAAGAAAGAGAAGTTTCGGAGGAAGAAATACATTGGTGTCTGGAGATGGGAGTCCACCCAGGTTAGGGTGATAATAGTCAGGTTTCCAGTGACACTTAATACATATGTGattaataaaaagaggaaaatcacAATCTGAAGCTCAGGATCATCAGAAAGGCCTAGAAGGACAAACTCTGTGATCACAGTGtggttcatttctctctctcttcttcttttaaatatatttaggtgaaaagtcggagaaggcaatgacaacccacttcagtactcttgcctggaaaatctcatgggcggcaaagcctggtagactgcagtccatggggtcgctaggagttggacacgactgagcgacttcactttcatttttcactttcatgcattggagaaggaaatggcaaccaactccagtgttcttgcttagacAATCCctgggaccggggagcctggtgggctggggtctgtggggttgcacagagtcggacacgactgaagcgacttagcagcagctgcaggtgaAAAGTGTATTAAAAGGGAAAAGATGAaagatataatttattataatcaaTGTCATCATCATTAATACAATTCTAAAACATTATCTCTAATTCATGCTgtcatttttttaacttactttcattatatattaaaacatatacatgATTTGTGCTTTATATAATACTctcattttaattagaaaatcttCATACAATAAATCACACTACTGAGAGATGATAAATGAAATTTATACtctttattttgtacatttaatGTAATCCCTTGCAATTTTGTTGGAATAAtcctataaaatattcatttttctttttttctatcatgTATTTATCAGAAGACCAccacttaaaaaacagaaagggaTGATCTCATTTCCTTCAAAAgatcaaaaatgaaatttaaaagactaaaGTAGCAACCCATTTTTCTTTGTGCAGAACTCATTACTTTATATGATATAAATCAATTAAAGATCTTCTTagcaaataaactttaaaatgtttaatgattaaattattaattttattaatattaattaattaaagtaatattaatatttatgaagtaATTAACATAACATGAGAATGCtctatacttatatatatgtataataaaatagaataaatagcATAATTATGTTATTTAATAGGAAATATATTCACTTAAAGATTTGTCTATAATTCCATTGAAATCATTAATGTTTGGCATCTTCTGTGATTtgctacagagaaggcaatggcacccaactctagtactcttgcctggaaaatcccatggacggaggagcctggtgggctgtagtccatggggtcgcgaagagtcataCACTACtgcgcaacttcactttcacttttcactttcatgcattggagaaggaaatggcaacccactccagtgttcttgcctggagaatcccagggacgggggagcctggtgagctgccgtctatgggattgcacagagttggacacgactgaagcgacttagcaggtgCAGTGATTTGCTAAGAATATACATAtagaaacatttctatttttttatctttttgtttttttatatttatttttaatataaacgtatttattttaattggaggctaattattttacaatattgtattggttttgccatacatcaacatgaatccacagGATATGCTGTATTTAtctacttttctttttgtattgaagcacaaactgaaaagTAACCACTTGCCTCAGATCATAGCAGCTCTGTCATCCAGATCGTATCCCAGTGCATTTTCCGTTTGAACATCCTTATTTCTCAGCTATTAAGCTTtatgaaaaactattttattcCCTTGAAGTTCTGCCCCACGTTTACCTTTTGCATGAGGCAACTTATCCAAAAGGATATTCCAGAAATGTAGAGGGAAACCTCTCCTATGCATAGAAACCTATTCACTTAATTTCCATCTCTGCTAGATATatcattctgtttatttgttttgctaaAATCATGACAGATCCCTTCTCCTTATTTCTGCTATTCACATTTCTGCTGTgagtaataaaatacaaaatcattGCTTCCCTGCCAGACACTAGCAAATGTCACATTAATCAAATTTCActaaattttctctattttatggtGACTCAAGGGAAATAgttcaggaaataaaaataatgtcagaAACCTATAGAAGGTGTGGAAATACACTATCCTCCTTTTCAATAAAGTTGTTCTAGAAGTTTAAGGGAGCAATATTTAAAGAGAGAACTGCAAGGAATATGACAATATTGGGTATTATGAGCATAGATACTTAAACTAGGATCTGGTATTTCTCTGGCTGCACAAATAGCTCAAATTTTTCACGTCCAGTTGTTTTGACCTATGAAGAAAGTCATAAATTGATCTCCTGGgaattaagcaaagtcaaggccAAATCTCTGCTAAGGTATAGACCATGAGGGATTTCTGGAAGCCATACTTGGCATTCTCAGTAGCCTCCTAGTTCTCCTCTATAGTGAATCTCTCTTGAGAATGGCTAtgttcatctttgtatcccaTAGAAGACCTCAATGTTGACTTTTATAAAATAACCACTTCCATTAACcacaattatttaatatttcatgagtaatagaaataaatggGAAATCTTACAAAAATAGAACTTTTAATCTAACATGCCCTTGATAAATAGACAGTGTATACAAATAACAGATACTCAAAACAATAAGGATCTAACCAATTAGTTAAAGTGTTTGTTCTGAAGTCAATAATGACTTCATTAGACAATGAAACCTTGGTACTCTACATGATACTAGAAAGGCAGAAGTCACTTAGAATTAAGTGCCTACTAAAACAAGATTGATGAAGCTTGCATAATGAATAGGAGGCCTGTGCACTGTGCTGGCATCTTCAAAATGCATCTGAGagctaaaagaaaaagatacatataacTTTAATATTTCAGTCATCTCATAACCAAGGAGATGGCATTACCAATAATAAATCCTGATGCTATAGTCTCCTTAATTATATAAATGATTTAATTCAAAACTTTTCCTCCTGTCTCATGTGACTATTAGTGTGTTGACTGGAAAATGTTGGGGACAGAGAATTAGTTTGAAGCTTATATAGATTCAGATGACTCAAAAGCTGAATTTGGAAGCACCACATAGACTTCCTTGCCAAGAAAAGGATCCATCTCCCTCTGCTTCATGAAGCTAGCTATGCATTGTTCAGGGACCCTGCCATTATCTCATATGAAGGAGCTATTTTTCTCTTGTGTGCATTTGTCACTCCTAAACTATTTTTAAGCTTATAGCACATATACATGTCTGGAATTATCCAGGAGGTGgtacacaataaaaaaataaaagagctttatatatgaaaattttcacaatttcttgctatttttgcaaacttaaaaacttttttttaattggaggttaattgctttacagaattttgttattttctgtcaaacctcaacatgagtcagccatgggtacacatatatcccctcccttttgaaccatcctcccatctccctctccttccaAATCCTTTAGGtagatacagagcccctgtttgagtttcctgagacatacagcaaattcctgttggctatccattttatatatggtaatatgtttccatgttactctttccatacatctcaccctctcctcacctctccccacgtccataaatctattcgctatgtctgtttctccattgcagccctgtaaataagttcttcagtaccatttttctagattccatatatatatatgtgttcagttcagttcagtcgctcagtcgagtccaactctttgtgaccccatgaatcacagaacgccaggcttccctgtccatcaccaactcctggagttcactcagactcacgtccattgagtcagtgatgccatccagccatctcaccctccgtcatccccttctcctcctgcctgcaatccctcccagcatcagaatcttttccaatgagtcaactcttcgcatgaggtggccaattggagtttcagcttcagcatcattcccttcaaagaaatcccagggctgatctccttcacaatggactggttagatctccttgcagtccaagggattccaagagtcttctccaacaccgcagttcaaaagtattaattcttcagtgctcagccttcttcacagtccaaatttcatatgcatacatgatcagaggaaaaaccatagccttgattagatggacctttgcaggcaaagtaatgtctctgcttttgaacatgctatctaggttggtcgtaactttccttccaaggagtaagtgtcttttaatttcatggctgcagtcaccatttgcagtgattttggagccccaaaaaataaagtctgacactgtttccactgtttccccatctatttcccataaactgataggaccagatgccatgatctttgttttctgaatgctgagctttaggccaactttttcactctcctctttcactttctttttttttttttctctattgtattggctttgccatatatcaaaatgaatccgtcacaggtatacatgtgttccccatcctgaaccctcctccctcctccctccccataccgtccctctgggtcgtcccagtgcaccagccccaagcatccagtatcgtgcatcgaacctagactggcgactcgtttcatatatgatattatacatgtttcaatgtcattctcccaaatcatcccaccctctccctctcccacagagttcaaaagactgttctatacatcagtgtctcttttgctgtttcctatacagggttattgttaccatctttctaaaatccatatatgtgtgttagtattctgtattggtgtttttctttctggcttacttcactctgtacaataggctcgagtttcatccacctcattagaactggttcacatgtattctttttaatggctgagtaatactccattgtgtacatgtaccatgactttcttatccattcatctgctgatggacatctaggttgcttccatgtcttggctattataaacagtgctatgatgaacattggggtacatgtgtctctttcaattctggtttcctcagtgtgtatgcccagcagtgggattgctggatcataaggcagtactattttcagttttttaaggaatctccacactgttctccatagtgactatactagtttgcattcccaccaacagtgtaaaagggttcccttttctccacaccctctccagcatttattgcttgtagacttttggatctcagccattctgactggcgtgaatgGTACCGCAtagtggtttggatttgcatttctctgataatgagtgatgttgagtatcttttcatgtgtttgttagccatctgtatgtgttctttggagaaatgtctatttagttctttggcccattttttgattgggtcatttatttttctggagttgagctgtaggagttgcttgtatatttttgagattagttgtttgtcagttgcttcatttgctattattttctcccattctgaaggctgtcttttcacgttgcttatagtttcctttgttgtgcagaagcttttaattttaattaggtcccatttgtttatttttgcttttatttccaatattctgggaggtggctcatagaggatcctgctgtgatgtatgtcggagagtgttttgcctatattctcctgtaggagttttatagtttctggtcttatgtttagatctttaatccattttgagtgtatttttgtgtatggtgttagaatgtgttccagtttcattcttttacaattggtttatcaattttcccagcaccacttgttaaagagattgtctttaatccattgtatattcttgcctcctttgtcaaatataaggtgtccataagtgtatggatttatctctgggctttctattttgttccattgatctatatttctgtctttgtgccaataccatactgtcttgatgactgtggctttctagtagagcctgaagtcaggcaggttgattcctccagttccattctctttctcaagattgctatgGCTCttcgaggctttttgtatttccatataaactgtgaaattatttgttctagctctgtgaataccgttggtagtttgatagggattgcattgaatctgtagattgctttgggtagtatactcattttcactatattgattcttcaaatccatgaacatggtatatttctccatctattagtgtcctctttgatatctttcaccagtgttttatagttttctatatatagatctttagtttctttaggtagatatattcctaagtattttattattttcgttgcaatggtgaatggaattgtttccttaatttctctttctgttttctcattatttgtgtataggaatgcaagggatttctgcgtgtttattttatatcctgcaattttactatattcattgaatagttatagtaattttctggtggagtctttagggttttctatgtagaggatcatgtcatctgcaaacagtgagagttttacttcttcttttccaagttggattccttttatttctttttctgctctgattgctgtggctaaaacttccagaactatgttgaatagtaattgTGAAagggggcacccttgtcttgttcctgactttagaggaaatgctttcaatttttcaccattgaggataatgtttgctgtgggtttgccatatatagcttttattatgttgaggtatgttccttctattcctgctttctggagagtttttatcataaatggatgtggaattttgtcaaaggctttctctgcatctattgagataattatatggcttttattttttgatttgttaatgtggtgtattacattgattgatttgccgatattgaagaatccttgcatccctgagataaagcccacttggtcatggtgtatgatctttttaatgtgctattggattctgattgctagaattttgttaaggattcttgcatatatgttcatcagtgatattggcctgtagttttctttttttgtggcatctttgtcaggttttggtattagggtgatggtggcctcatagaatgagtttggaagtttaccatCTTCTGCAATTTTccggaagagtttgagtaggataggtgttagctcttctctaaatttttggtagaattcagctgtgaagccatctggacctgggcttttttttgctggaagatttctgattacagtttcaatttctgtgcttttgatggatctgttaagattttctattttttcctggtcgagttttggaaagttgtacttttctaagaatttatccatttcttccacgttgtccattttattggcatataattgctgatagtagtctcttatgatcctttgtatttctctgttgtctgttgtggtctctccattttcctttctaattttattgatttgatttttctccctttgtttcttgatgagtctggctaatggtttgtcaattttatttatcctttcaaagaaccagcttttggttttgttgatttttgctatggtctcttttgtttcttttgcatttatttctgccctaattcttaagatttctttcattctaccaaccctggggttcttcatttcttccttttctagttgctttaggtgtagagttaggttatttatttgacttttttcttgtttcttgaggtatgcctgtattgatatgaactttccccttaggactgcctttaccgtgtcccacaggttgtagtgttttcattttcattcgtttttatgcaaattttgatttccttttttatttcttctgtaatttgttgcttattcagcagtgtgttgttcaggctccatatgttggaatttttaatagtttttttcctgtaattgagatctaatcttactgccttGTGGTCGGAAAAGATaattggaatgatttcaatttttttgaatttaccaaggctagatttatggcccaggatgtgatctaccctggagaaggttccgtgtgtgcttgagaaaaaggtgaaattcattgttttggaatgaaatgtcctatagatatcaattaggtctaactggtctatcgtattgtttaaagtttgtgtttccttgttaattttctctttagttgatctatccataggtgtgagtggggtattaatgtctcccactattattgtgttattgtgaatttctcctttcatacttgttagcatttatcttacatattgtggtgctcctatgttgggtgcacatatatttataattgttatatcttcttcttggattgatcctttgatcattatgtagtgaccttctttgtctcttttcacagcctttgttttaaagtctattttatctgatatgagtattgctactcctgctttcttttggtctctatgtgcatggaaaatctttttccagcccttcactttcagtctgtatgtgtcccctgttttgaggtgggtctcttgtagacaacatatgtaggaatcttgtttttgtatccattcagccagtctttgtcttttggttggggcattcaacccatttatgtttaaggtaattattgataagaatgatcccattgccatttgctttattgttttcggttcgaatttatacacctgttttgtgtttcctgtctagagaatatcctttagtatttgttggagagctggtttggtggtgctgaattctctcagcttttgcttgtctgtaaagcttttgatttctccttcatatttgaatgaaatccttgctgggtaccaTAATCtgagctgtaggttattttctttcatcactttaagtatgtcttgccatccctcctggcctgaagagtttctattgaaagatcagcttttatccttatggggattcccttgtgtgttatttgttgtttttcccttgctgcttttaatatttgttctttgtgtttgatctttgttagtttgattaatatgtgtcttggggtgtttcaccttgggcttatcctgtttgggactctctgggtttcttggacttgagtgattatttccttccccattttagggaagttttcaactattatctcctcaagtattttctcatggtctttctttttgtcttcttcttctcggtctctatgattcaaatgttgtagcctttaatattttccttgaagtctctgagattgtcctcatttcttttaattcgtttttctttttttcctctctgattcatttatttctaccattctatcttctaattaactaattctatcttctgcctctgttatccTACTATTTGTttcttccagagtgtttttgatctcatttattgcgttattcattatatactgactcttttttacttcttctaggtccatgttaaacctttcttgcatcttctcaatccttgtctccaggctatttatctgtgattccatttttatttcaagattttgggtcaatttcactatcattattcggaattctttatcaggtagattccctatctcttcctcttttgtttggtttggtgggcaattatcctgttcctttacctgctgggtattcctctgtctgttcatcttgtttatattgctgagtttggggtgtacTTTCTGTATTCTTGCATTTTGtgaagttctctttattgtggagtttcctcgctctgtgtgggtttgtataggtggcttgtcaaggtttcttggttaaggaagcttgtgtcggtgttctggtgggtggagctggatttcttctctctagagtgcaatgaagtgtccagtaatgagttatgagatgtcagtggttttggagtaactttgggcagcctgtatattggagctcagggctgtgttcctgtgttgctggagaatttgcatggtatgttttgccctggaacttgttggcccttgggtggtgcttggtttcagtggaggtatggaggcgtttgatgagctccagTCAATTAATGttctctggagtcaggagttctctggtgttctcagggtttggacttaagcctcctgcttctggttttcagtcttattttcacagtagtctcaaaacttctccttctatagagcaccattgataaaacatctaggttaaagattaaaagtttctccactgtgagggtcacccagagagattcacagagttatatggagaagagaagagggaggagggagttcgaggtgacccgaatgagatgagttggaatcaatagaggagagagcagtctagccagtaatcacttccttatgtgcactccacaaatGGAcctctcagagatgttcacggagttatacagagaagagaagagggaggaaggagacagaggtggccaggaggataaaaggggggaatgaaaaggagagagacagatccagccagtaatcagttccctaagtgttctccaccatctggaatacacagaaattcacagatttGGGTAGAGTAGAAAGGGGTTAGGGTggagacacaggcaacctggtggagaaaaaggagagtccaaatgGGGAGAGAACattcaagccagtaatctcgctcccaagtaaaaaatgGATACTGCAGTTTGggttcttcagatcagatcagtcgctcagtcgtgtctgactctttgtgaccccatgaatcacagcacgccaggcctccctgtccctcaccaacgcCTCACCAACTGagtcagagttcactcagattcacatccatcgagtcagcgatgccatccagccatctcatcctctgtcgtccccttctcctcctgcccccaatccctccaagcatcagagtcttctccaatgagtcaattctttgcatgaggtggccaaagtactggagtttcagctttagcatcattccttccaaagaaatcccagggctgatctccttcacaatggactggttggatctccttgcagtccaagggactctcaagagtcttctccaacactacagctcaaaagcatcaattcttcagcgctcagccttcttcacagtccaactctcacatccatacatgaccacaggaaaaaccatagccttgaatagatgaacctttgttggcaaagtaatgtctctgcttttgaatatgctatctaggttggtcataactttccttcaaaggagtaagcgtcttttaatttggctgcagtcaccatctgtagtgattttggagcccagaaaaataaagtctgacactgtttccactgtttccccatctatttcccatgaagtggtgggaccggatgccatgatcttcgttttctgaatgttgagctttaagccaactttttcactctccactttcactttcatcaaaaggcttttgagttcctcttcactttctgccataagggtggtgtcatctgcatatctgaggttattgatatttctcccggcaatcttgattccagcttgtgtttcttccagtccagcgtttctcatgatgtactctgcatac from Bos mutus isolate GX-2022 chromosome 5, NWIPB_WYAK_1.1, whole genome shotgun sequence includes:
- the LOC102272257 gene encoding olfactory receptor 6C3, producing MNHTVITEFVLLGLSDDPELQIVIFLFLLITYVLSVTGNLTIITLTWVDSHLQTPMYFFLRNFSFLEISFTTVCIPRFLGAIITKDKTISYNNCAAQLFFSIFMGVTEFYILTAMSYDRYVAICKPLHYTTIMSRKLCSLLVLCAWLGGFLTIFPPLMLLLQLDYCASNVIDHFACDYFPLLQLSCSDTWFLEIIGFYFALVTLLFTLALVILSYMYIIRTILRIPSASQRKKAFSTCSSHMIVIFISYGSCIFMYANPSAKEKASLTKGVAILNTSVAPMLNPFIYTLRNQQVKQAFKDMVYKAVFCANK